From Alienimonas californiensis, a single genomic window includes:
- a CDS encoding sulfatase-like hydrolase/transferase yields the protein MIRPPFALCALLLVAGPLAAAESDAAQAPRPNVVLLIADDLGWGECGFQHGPGTQSVAEGGVGAVPTPHLDALAADGVRFTQGYVTASYCSPSRAGLLTGVIQTRFGHELNPVGAANEHPNAGLPVGRKTLADHLQSQGYATALIGKWHLGSHPTAHPLRRGFERFWGFLHEGHTYADPFAGPPVVSFLRRKTLPDGRTDGAWQSPNGRLFLHTGAPIAEPPYDANNPVLADGTPVTPEGYFTHVLTREADRFLDDATGRPFFLCLSYSAVHSPMQALPGDYAAFAEFADPQRRVFGGMLKALDESVGALRGSLERRGLSENTLVLFVSDNGGPTAELTSTNLPLRDGKGSLYEGGIRVPMLASWPGVFPAGVDFEEPMWSLDFTATALAAAGGKVPREWDGMDLRPALTVPEGVTPVESPIPYRPLYWRMGGKAALRVGALKLVRPRDGADWELYHLAQDPGESRDISGEQPEFYERLIREWDEVNAEMVPPRDFKSP from the coding sequence GTGATTCGTCCGCCCTTCGCCCTGTGCGCCCTGCTGCTCGTCGCCGGCCCGCTGGCGGCCGCCGAGTCCGACGCAGCGCAGGCCCCGCGGCCGAACGTCGTGCTGCTGATCGCGGACGACCTCGGTTGGGGCGAATGCGGCTTCCAGCACGGGCCGGGCACGCAGTCCGTCGCCGAGGGCGGCGTCGGTGCCGTGCCGACGCCGCACCTGGATGCCCTCGCCGCCGACGGTGTGCGGTTCACGCAGGGCTACGTCACGGCCTCCTACTGCTCCCCCAGTCGGGCCGGGTTGCTGACCGGCGTGATCCAGACTCGGTTCGGACATGAATTGAACCCCGTGGGGGCGGCGAACGAGCACCCGAACGCCGGGCTGCCGGTCGGCCGGAAAACGCTCGCAGATCATCTGCAGTCACAGGGCTACGCCACGGCGTTGATTGGCAAGTGGCACCTCGGCAGCCACCCGACGGCCCACCCGCTGCGGCGGGGGTTCGAGCGGTTCTGGGGCTTCCTGCACGAGGGCCACACCTACGCCGACCCGTTCGCCGGGCCGCCGGTCGTCTCCTTCCTCCGCCGCAAAACGCTGCCGGACGGGCGGACCGACGGGGCCTGGCAGAGCCCGAACGGCCGCCTGTTCCTGCACACCGGCGCCCCGATCGCCGAACCGCCCTACGACGCCAACAATCCGGTCCTCGCCGACGGCACGCCGGTCACGCCGGAGGGCTACTTCACCCACGTCCTCACCCGGGAGGCCGACCGCTTCCTGGACGACGCGACCGGCCGGCCGTTCTTCCTGTGCCTCAGTTACTCCGCGGTGCATTCGCCCATGCAGGCGTTGCCAGGGGATTACGCGGCGTTCGCGGAGTTCGCCGACCCCCAGCGGCGGGTGTTCGGCGGGATGTTAAAGGCCTTGGACGAGAGCGTCGGCGCCCTCCGCGGATCGTTGGAGCGACGGGGCCTGAGTGAGAACACGCTGGTCCTGTTCGTCTCCGACAACGGCGGCCCGACGGCCGAACTGACGAGCACGAATCTGCCCCTGCGGGACGGCAAGGGCAGCCTGTACGAGGGCGGGATTCGGGTGCCGATGCTCGCGAGTTGGCCGGGCGTGTTCCCGGCCGGCGTCGACTTCGAGGAGCCGATGTGGAGCCTCGATTTCACCGCAACCGCCCTCGCCGCCGCAGGCGGGAAGGTGCCGCGGGAGTGGGACGGTATGGACCTGCGGCCGGCGCTCACGGTGCCGGAGGGCGTCACGCCCGTCGAAAGCCCGATCCCCTATCGCCCGCTGTACTGGCGGATGGGTGGGAAGGCGGCCCTGCGGGTGGGCGCCCTCAAACTCGTCCGTCCCCGAGACGGGGCCGATTGGGAACTTTATCACCTCGCCCAAGATCCCGGAGAGTCGCGTGACATCTCCGGCGAGCAGCCGGAGTTCTACGAGCGGCTCATTCGGGAGTGGGACGAGGTGAATGCGGAGATGGTCCCGCCGCGGGACTTCAAATCGCCCTGA
- a CDS encoding 23S rRNA (guanosine(2251)-2'-O)-methyltransferase RlmB, which produces MSLSLRNPHSVLAALRLRPGSVTSVSPPAGRPSPAWAAVLDAAYEAGVPLVDAAPRSGGGRRQRRGGPPDRDARGGGGEANVAPKPAVSLGQLFAGVKQNEPGLWLALDRIQDVHNLGAIFRSAAFFGVRGVVFTRDQSAPLTAAAYDVACGGVEAVPHAAPTNLAAALSNAKDAGLWTLGTSEHAGILGEAASTPSGSAFDVDRDRPWLVVIGGEEKGLRRRTLDLCDEVCQLPPGPGNVGPVTSLNAAVACGAILAALSRPLPEKPPA; this is translated from the coding sequence ATGAGCCTCTCCCTGCGTAATCCCCACAGTGTACTGGCCGCCCTGCGGCTGCGGCCCGGGTCGGTCACGTCCGTCTCCCCGCCCGCCGGCCGCCCCTCGCCGGCGTGGGCCGCCGTGCTGGACGCCGCCTACGAGGCCGGTGTGCCCCTGGTCGACGCGGCCCCGCGCTCGGGCGGCGGGCGTCGCCAGCGCCGCGGCGGTCCGCCGGACCGCGACGCCCGCGGCGGCGGCGGCGAGGCGAACGTCGCTCCCAAGCCGGCCGTCAGCCTGGGGCAACTCTTCGCCGGGGTGAAGCAAAACGAACCGGGTCTGTGGCTCGCGCTGGACCGGATCCAGGACGTGCACAATTTGGGGGCGATTTTCCGCAGCGCCGCGTTCTTCGGGGTGCGGGGCGTGGTGTTCACCCGCGACCAATCCGCCCCGCTGACCGCCGCCGCCTACGACGTGGCCTGTGGCGGGGTCGAAGCGGTGCCGCACGCCGCCCCCACGAATCTCGCCGCCGCCCTCTCCAACGCGAAGGACGCCGGCCTGTGGACGCTGGGTACCAGCGAGCACGCCGGCATCCTCGGCGAGGCGGCGAGCACGCCCTCCGGCTCCGCCTTCGACGTGGACCGCGACCGCCCCTGGCTGGTCGTGATCGGCGGGGAGGAGAAGGGCCTGCGCCGCCGCACGCTGGACCTGTGCGACGAGGTCTGCCAACTCCCCCCGGGTCCGGGCAACGTCGGCCCCGTCACCAGCCTGAACGCCGCCGTCGCCTGCGGCGCGATCCTCGCGGCGCTGTCGCGGCCCCTGCCGGAGAAGCCGCCCGCCTGA
- a CDS encoding PDZ domain-containing protein yields the protein MPRSASRPRRGRPASLVAALLIVLPLSVGPAAGSAVGQDEPLLPGLPEGLAAPEGSTGEALRQPPPQERVQENGIDARRFTPVPSAPGSPGDASPDMRSRDDGARPSNGYEFNAPSGQVVPPAPVVPGARLAPGLGGRPGFDPDDSPVLLGVNGTDTTAGVLVTNVIPGTPADRAGLERGDRVLTVAGYQVGVVGTPGGPRVYPLGVELARRLDARGEATLLVQDHRSGQITPVSVRPIPRYGPTNPPGYGGGPGGPYGSDGGSIYGPDPGFGAGARPYDSNLYDANRYDGGLYDQRNDALERNPLYRVGTPRR from the coding sequence ATGCCCCGCTCCGCCTCCCGCCCCCGCCGCGGCCGGCCGGCGTCCCTCGTCGCCGCCCTGCTGATCGTGTTGCCCCTATCGGTCGGACCGGCGGCCGGGTCGGCGGTCGGGCAGGACGAGCCGCTGTTGCCGGGCCTGCCGGAGGGCCTCGCCGCCCCCGAGGGGTCCACCGGCGAGGCCCTACGGCAACCTCCGCCGCAGGAACGAGTTCAGGAGAACGGCATCGACGCCCGCCGCTTCACCCCGGTTCCCTCCGCCCCCGGCTCCCCCGGCGACGCGTCGCCGGACATGCGCTCCCGCGACGACGGCGCCCGGCCGTCGAACGGCTACGAGTTCAACGCGCCCTCCGGGCAGGTCGTCCCGCCGGCGCCCGTCGTCCCGGGGGCGCGACTCGCCCCCGGCCTGGGCGGCCGGCCCGGGTTCGATCCGGACGACAGCCCCGTGCTGCTGGGCGTGAACGGCACCGACACCACCGCCGGCGTGCTGGTCACCAACGTGATCCCGGGCACCCCCGCCGACCGGGCCGGGCTGGAACGGGGCGACCGCGTGCTGACCGTCGCCGGCTATCAGGTCGGCGTGGTCGGCACGCCGGGCGGGCCGCGGGTTTATCCGCTGGGGGTCGAACTGGCCCGCCGGCTGGACGCCCGCGGGGAGGCCACGTTGCTCGTGCAGGATCACCGCAGCGGGCAGATCACCCCCGTCAGCGTCCGGCCGATCCCGCGCTACGGCCCCACCAATCCGCCCGGATACGGCGGCGGCCCCGGCGGGCCGTATGGCAGCGACGGCGGTTCGATCTACGGTCCCGACCCCGGCTTCGGCGCCGGCGCCCGCCCTTACGACTCGAACCTGTACGATGCGAACCGCTATGACGGCGGGCTGTACGACCAGCGGAACGACGCCCTCGAACGCAATCCGCTGTACCGCGTCGGCACGCCCCGCCGCTGA
- a CDS encoding PH domain-containing protein, with the protein MGLFSTLLGHAGEADTEAIEAEFQSLLAPQESIEKAFKLVRDLIVFTDRRIVLVDKQGVTGKKREYLSLPYKQVTMFSVETAGRADLDSDVKVWVRGATEPFVWKFPSGGEDDVARLLAAHVL; encoded by the coding sequence ATGGGTCTGTTCAGCACGCTGCTCGGTCACGCCGGCGAAGCCGACACCGAAGCGATCGAGGCCGAGTTCCAGTCGCTGCTCGCCCCACAGGAGAGTATCGAAAAGGCCTTCAAGCTGGTCCGCGACCTGATCGTGTTCACCGACCGCCGCATCGTGCTGGTGGACAAGCAGGGGGTGACGGGCAAGAAGCGGGAGTATCTGTCGCTGCCCTACAAGCAGGTCACGATGTTCAGCGTCGAAACCGCCGGCCGGGCGGACCTCGACAGCGACGTGAAGGTCTGGGTGCGGGGGGCGACGGAGCCGTTCGTCTGGAAGTTCCCGTCCGGGGGCGAGGACGACGTCGCCCGCCTGCTGGCCGCCCACGTGCTGTGA
- a CDS encoding zinc-dependent alcohol dehydrogenase family protein has translation MRAYLVSSDGGPDAIQRVERPDPMPGPGAVRVAMRAASLNYRDKMVALGGYPRNDSRPVVPLSDGAGVVEAVGEGVTEFAVGDRVVNCFFRDWVAGEPDDAIMRTAHGGGIDGVLAERVVFPERALLPIPGDLSFEEAACLPCAAVTAWQSLFVKGGLTAGQSVLCLGTGGVSVFALQLAKAAGATVFITSSSDEKLERARELGADGTVNYKATPDWHKEVRKLTDGRGVDHVVEVGGPGTLAKSMRASALNGRIGLIGVLTGADGEVNPLPCVFERLSIHGIYVGSREMFADMNRHIAANGIRPVIDRTFPFDDAIAAYKHLQSGAHFGKVVVTIDAD, from the coding sequence ATGCGCGCCTACCTCGTTTCCTCCGACGGCGGCCCCGACGCCATTCAGCGGGTCGAACGTCCCGACCCCATGCCCGGCCCCGGGGCCGTGCGGGTGGCGATGCGGGCCGCCAGCCTGAACTACCGCGACAAGATGGTCGCCCTCGGCGGCTATCCGCGCAACGACTCCCGCCCGGTCGTGCCGCTCTCCGACGGCGCCGGCGTCGTCGAGGCGGTCGGCGAAGGGGTGACGGAGTTCGCCGTCGGCGATCGCGTGGTGAACTGCTTCTTCCGCGACTGGGTCGCCGGGGAGCCGGACGACGCGATCATGCGAACCGCCCACGGCGGCGGGATCGACGGCGTGCTCGCGGAGCGGGTCGTCTTCCCGGAGCGGGCCCTGCTGCCGATCCCGGGCGACCTCTCCTTCGAGGAGGCCGCCTGCCTGCCCTGCGCCGCCGTGACCGCGTGGCAGTCGCTGTTCGTGAAGGGCGGTCTCACCGCCGGCCAGAGCGTGCTCTGCCTCGGCACCGGCGGCGTGAGCGTCTTCGCCCTGCAGCTGGCCAAGGCGGCCGGGGCCACGGTGTTCATCACCTCCTCCAGCGACGAAAAGCTGGAGCGGGCGCGGGAACTGGGGGCGGACGGGACCGTCAACTACAAGGCGACCCCAGACTGGCACAAAGAGGTGCGAAAATTGACTGACGGCCGCGGCGTCGATCACGTGGTGGAGGTCGGCGGCCCGGGCACGCTGGCGAAAAGCATGCGGGCCAGCGCCTTGAACGGCCGGATCGGTCTGATCGGCGTACTGACCGGCGCCGACGGCGAGGTGAACCCCCTGCCCTGCGTGTTCGAGCGACTGTCGATCCACGGCATCTACGTCGGCAGCCGGGAGATGTTCGCCGACATGAACCGCCACATCGCCGCGAACGGCATTCGCCCGGTCATCGACCGCACGTTCCCCTTCGACGACGCGATCGCCGCCTACAAGCACCTGCAAAGCGGCGCCCACTTCGGCAAGGTCGTCGTGACGATCGACGCCGATTAG
- a CDS encoding NAD(P)/FAD-dependent oxidoreductase, with translation MSAPPNRCDVAIVGAGPAGSVLARELALRGRSVVLIERATFPRRKVCGACLSGHAVRELTAAGLDGLLEQSGAIPQTGFRLGVEAKDRAPRAAFVQTVGGFALSRSRFDAALADAAVAAGAVVLYGAGATLGSDRTLTLKGAHAGTLRAGAVALACGLPGAGRGFESLASAVRPGSRVGAGCELARGAFDAAFFGPGTIHMAVAAGGYVGATVTEGGELNLAGAYDLAFLKECGGPGAASAAIFQAAGFPVAKGMADADWTGTPPLTRTAGDVAADGVFLVGDAAGYVEPFTGEGMGWALASARAAADPIDALLNGDAAAEAQWRRIYQRRVGRRKGWCRAVAVAARTPLAATVAAAALNRAPGLARPLVRHLAG, from the coding sequence GTGAGCGCCCCGCCGAACCGTTGCGACGTGGCGATCGTCGGCGCCGGCCCGGCGGGCTCCGTGCTGGCCCGCGAACTGGCGTTGCGGGGGCGGTCGGTGGTCCTGATCGAACGAGCCACCTTTCCCCGTCGCAAGGTCTGCGGCGCCTGCCTGAGCGGCCACGCCGTCCGCGAACTGACCGCCGCGGGGCTGGACGGTCTACTGGAGCAGTCCGGGGCGATCCCGCAGACCGGCTTCCGTCTGGGCGTCGAAGCGAAGGACCGGGCGCCGCGGGCGGCGTTCGTGCAGACGGTCGGCGGCTTCGCCTTGTCGCGGAGCCGGTTCGACGCCGCCCTCGCCGACGCGGCCGTCGCCGCGGGCGCCGTCGTTCTGTACGGGGCGGGGGCGACCCTCGGTTCGGACCGCACGCTGACGTTGAAGGGCGCACACGCCGGCACGCTGCGGGCTGGGGCGGTGGCGCTCGCCTGCGGATTGCCGGGAGCGGGACGGGGCTTCGAATCGCTCGCCTCCGCCGTCCGCCCCGGCAGCCGGGTGGGGGCGGGGTGCGAACTCGCGCGGGGGGCGTTCGACGCCGCGTTCTTCGGCCCCGGCACGATTCACATGGCCGTCGCCGCGGGCGGTTATGTGGGGGCGACGGTCACGGAGGGGGGCGAGTTGAACCTCGCCGGGGCTTACGACCTGGCCTTCCTGAAGGAGTGTGGCGGACCGGGGGCGGCGTCGGCGGCGATCTTCCAGGCGGCCGGCTTTCCGGTGGCGAAGGGGATGGCGGACGCCGACTGGACCGGCACCCCGCCGCTGACCCGCACCGCCGGCGACGTGGCCGCGGACGGGGTGTTCCTCGTCGGCGACGCGGCCGGCTATGTCGAACCGTTCACCGGCGAGGGCATGGGCTGGGCGCTCGCCTCCGCCCGGGCCGCCGCGGACCCGATCGACGCCCTCCTCAACGGCGACGCCGCCGCCGAGGCGCAGTGGCGGCGCATATACCAACGGCGGGTCGGCCGCCGGAAGGGCTGGTGCCGGGCCGTCGCCGTCGCCGCCCGCACGCCGCTGGCCGCGACCGTCGCCGCCGCGGCGCTCAATCGGGCTCCGGGCCTCGCTCGGCCGCTGGTGCGACACCTGGCGGGGTGA
- a CDS encoding DUF6655 family protein — protein MRSTAPAAACAAAVLLLTGTGCATTRSSDTARTAMEQLLVSDAIDRSISKIDLRPLAGKNVFVDSQYLDCVDKGYLISSIRHRVMTSGARLAAKAEEADVIAELRSGGVGTDRQQSYIGTPNISLPGIAPVEIPEVKLWTRDRQMATAKIGLALYDAKTRQPLGSGGMSLARSDDNNTYLMGIGPWQNGTVKESISVGERTGRPINPLPYQVAVNAPPADSSPVRLAEANEDEAKPVPADATADLFETEP, from the coding sequence ATGCGTTCCACGGCCCCCGCCGCGGCCTGCGCCGCCGCCGTCCTGTTGCTGACGGGGACCGGGTGCGCCACGACGCGTAGCTCCGACACCGCCCGCACGGCGATGGAGCAGTTGCTCGTCTCCGACGCGATCGACCGCAGCATCTCGAAGATCGACCTGCGGCCGCTCGCCGGCAAGAACGTGTTCGTCGATTCGCAGTACTTGGACTGCGTCGACAAGGGCTATCTGATCAGCAGCATCCGGCACCGGGTGATGACCTCCGGCGCCCGCCTGGCAGCCAAGGCCGAGGAAGCGGACGTGATCGCCGAACTTCGCAGCGGCGGCGTCGGCACCGACCGTCAGCAAAGCTACATCGGTACTCCCAACATCTCCCTGCCCGGCATTGCCCCGGTCGAGATTCCCGAGGTCAAACTCTGGACCCGCGATCGGCAGATGGCCACCGCGAAGATCGGGCTGGCCCTCTACGACGCCAAAACCCGTCAGCCGCTGGGTTCCGGCGGCATGAGCCTCGCCCGCAGCGACGACAACAACACCTACCTGATGGGCATCGGCCCCTGGCAGAACGGCACGGTGAAGGAGTCCATCTCCGTCGGCGAACGCACCGGGCGGCCGATCAATCCGCTCCCGTATCAAGTGGCCGTCAACGCCCCGCCCGCCGACAGTTCCCCCGTGCGACTGGCCGAGGCGAACGAGGACGAGGCGAAGCCGGTCCCCGCCGACGCCACGGCCGACCTATTCGAAACCGAACCGTGA
- a CDS encoding methyltransferase domain-containing protein — translation MPTAPTSPAPTAPLAVRRVEPEVMDDPGLDPAAHRAALTGLRRLNAVSGTTASLARALQPILSAVPAVRTPRVLDVACGGGDGAVALAQRLSILLRRTVEVDGCDLSPVAVAAANQLALEAGLDAEFREADALAGPLPAPSLPDPGGERYDAAVSSLFLHHLEDDDAPRVLRNMAAAANAVVISDLRRTRLGLAMAHVACRALSRSPVVHYDGPQSVRAAFTIEEFRRVADAAGLSGYEIRTVWPQRFLFVWQQPADGAAT, via the coding sequence GTGCCGACCGCCCCCACCTCCCCCGCTCCGACCGCCCCGCTCGCCGTGCGGCGGGTCGAACCGGAGGTGATGGACGATCCGGGCCTCGATCCCGCTGCCCACCGGGCCGCCCTCACCGGGTTGCGGCGGCTCAACGCCGTCAGCGGTACGACGGCGTCGCTGGCGAGGGCGCTCCAGCCGATCCTCAGTGCCGTTCCCGCCGTCCGCACTCCGCGGGTGCTGGACGTCGCCTGCGGGGGCGGCGACGGGGCCGTCGCGTTGGCGCAGCGACTGTCGATTCTGCTCCGTCGCACCGTCGAGGTCGACGGGTGCGACCTTTCGCCAGTGGCCGTCGCCGCGGCGAACCAACTGGCGCTGGAGGCCGGGCTCGACGCAGAATTCCGCGAGGCCGACGCCCTCGCCGGTCCGCTGCCGGCGCCAAGCCTCCCGGACCCGGGCGGCGAACGCTACGACGCCGCCGTCAGCAGCCTGTTTCTGCATCACCTCGAAGACGACGACGCCCCCCGCGTACTGCGCAACATGGCCGCGGCCGCGAACGCCGTGGTGATCTCCGACCTCCGCCGCACGCGGCTGGGACTGGCGATGGCCCATGTCGCCTGCCGGGCGCTCTCCCGCAGTCCGGTGGTGCATTACGACGGGCCGCAGAGCGTGCGGGCAGCCTTCACCATCGAGGAGTTCCGCCGGGTCGCCGACGCCGCGGGGCTCTCCGGCTACGAGATCCGCACCGTCTGGCCGCAGCGGTTCCTGTTCGTCTGGCAGCAGCCCGCCGACGGGGCCGCGACGTGA
- a CDS encoding ABC transporter ATP-binding protein — MPTALAPPPASPSAAEPAAGEAALRLRNLRKSYGDLTAVADVSLEVAPGEIFGLLGPNGAGKSTTMMIACGVLPADGGTVELSGEILSPDRRDLRRRLGVVPQDLAIYPELTARQNLRFFGRLYGLGGTELNDRVADALERTGLTNRADDRAEHYSGGMKRRLNFGCALLHRPSVLILDEPTVGVDPQSRAHLLSSVKDVAAEGAAVVYASHYMEEVEEICDRVAVIDAGRVLAAGTIPDLLAPLESVLRLHVTPPPGDPDGATLLPPAFAGLFDVVAQPSGVLTYALPRSRLNRDTTLSGVLAPVLEHVKGAGGRLDAVHTDEPDLERLFLKLTGNTLRD; from the coding sequence GTGCCCACCGCGCTCGCCCCGCCGCCCGCCAGCCCGTCCGCCGCGGAGCCCGCTGCCGGGGAGGCCGCCCTGCGGTTGAGGAACCTCCGTAAGTCGTACGGGGACCTCACCGCCGTGGCGGACGTGAGCCTGGAGGTCGCCCCCGGGGAGATCTTCGGCCTGCTCGGCCCGAACGGGGCCGGCAAATCGACCACCATGATGATCGCCTGCGGCGTGCTGCCGGCGGACGGGGGGACGGTGGAGCTCAGCGGCGAGATCCTCTCTCCCGACCGCCGCGACCTGCGGCGCCGGCTGGGCGTCGTACCGCAGGATCTGGCGATCTACCCGGAACTGACCGCCCGCCAGAACCTGCGGTTCTTCGGGCGCCTGTACGGTCTGGGGGGCACGGAGCTCAACGACCGTGTCGCCGACGCCCTGGAACGTACCGGACTGACGAACCGGGCGGACGACCGCGCGGAGCACTACAGCGGCGGGATGAAGCGCCGTTTGAACTTCGGCTGCGCCCTGCTCCACCGGCCGAGCGTGCTGATCCTCGACGAACCGACCGTCGGCGTGGACCCCCAGAGCCGGGCTCACCTGCTATCCAGCGTGAAGGACGTGGCCGCCGAGGGCGCCGCCGTCGTGTACGCCAGCCACTACATGGAGGAGGTCGAGGAGATCTGCGACCGGGTCGCGGTGATCGACGCCGGCCGGGTGCTGGCGGCGGGCACGATCCCGGACCTGCTGGCCCCGCTGGAGAGCGTCTTGCGGCTGCACGTCACCCCGCCGCCGGGCGATCCGGACGGAGCCACGCTGCTGCCGCCGGCGTTCGCGGGGCTGTTCGACGTCGTCGCCCAGCCGAGCGGCGTGCTGACGTACGCCCTGCCCCGAAGCCGGTTGAACCGCGACACCACGCTCTCCGGCGTGCTCGCCCCGGTGCTGGAGCACGTCAAGGGGGCCGGCGGCCGGCTGGACGCGGTCCATACCGACGAGCCGGACCTCGAACGCCTGTTCCTCAAGCTCACCGGGAACACCCTGCGAGATTAG
- a CDS encoding ABC transporter permease, whose protein sequence is MSALVITAKDLLLLVRDRRTAAMLLILPLSFIAIIGLTTGRLPGLGGAAPAVRVVVADAIDYDAIGAGGFEDPPDAPPAPDLLPSPAFPPAEAAAERTKAHNTVAEVLEGLNAKEVGGIRADTPEHWATILDDHLAGSLPDDPAEAARALVDRGLVDQAVIFGPSFYRRAYTVDADALFGSNEGPLANGNLAPLDVTLYSGDEEEPSGGIRLAVAGLVIPRLGRLLICRNPRAATALPGACDRIAAEANAPPREIPLSTPPAGGGVVSNVYDEIVPGYTVMFVFFLVNLMARSFLYERDLGTLRRLRTTPVRPTSILIGKTLPFYLISLAQTAILFLTGKALFGMEWGPRPWLLLPIVLACSAAATGLGLLVATLVDSEAQVSAYATSTVILLAGISGCFMPRDWLPESVQTLSLATPHAWALIGYDQVLATPRPDAGRVFECAGALCAFAAVFLALGAWRFGRRTV, encoded by the coding sequence ATGTCCGCCCTCGTCATCACCGCGAAGGATCTTCTGCTGCTGGTCCGCGACCGGCGGACGGCGGCGATGTTGCTGATCCTGCCCCTGTCCTTCATCGCGATCATCGGACTGACGACCGGCCGGTTGCCTGGACTGGGCGGGGCGGCCCCGGCGGTGCGCGTCGTGGTGGCGGACGCCATCGATTACGACGCGATCGGCGCCGGCGGCTTCGAGGACCCGCCGGACGCCCCGCCCGCGCCGGACCTGCTGCCCTCCCCGGCGTTCCCCCCGGCCGAAGCCGCCGCGGAGCGCACGAAGGCCCATAACACCGTCGCGGAGGTGCTGGAAGGATTGAACGCCAAGGAGGTCGGCGGCATCCGGGCGGACACGCCGGAGCATTGGGCGACGATTCTCGACGACCACCTGGCCGGCTCCCTGCCCGACGACCCGGCCGAGGCCGCCCGGGCACTGGTCGATCGCGGGCTGGTGGATCAGGCGGTGATCTTCGGGCCGAGCTTCTACCGTCGGGCCTACACCGTCGACGCGGACGCGCTGTTCGGCTCGAACGAGGGCCCGCTGGCGAACGGCAACCTCGCCCCGTTGGACGTGACGCTCTACAGCGGCGACGAGGAGGAGCCCTCCGGCGGCATCCGGCTGGCGGTCGCCGGGCTGGTGATCCCGCGGCTGGGCCGCCTGCTGATCTGCCGCAACCCCCGGGCCGCGACGGCCCTGCCCGGCGCCTGCGACCGCATCGCCGCGGAGGCGAACGCCCCGCCGCGGGAGATCCCGCTGTCGACGCCCCCCGCCGGCGGGGGCGTGGTCTCGAACGTCTACGACGAGATCGTCCCCGGCTACACCGTCATGTTCGTGTTCTTCCTGGTGAACCTGATGGCCCGCAGCTTCCTGTACGAACGGGACCTGGGCACCCTCCGCCGCCTGCGGACGACTCCGGTGCGGCCGACGTCGATCCTCATCGGCAAGACGCTGCCCTTCTACCTGATCTCGCTCGCCCAGACGGCGATCCTGTTCCTGACGGGCAAGGCCCTGTTCGGGATGGAATGGGGCCCGCGGCCGTGGTTGCTGCTCCCGATCGTGTTGGCGTGCAGCGCCGCGGCGACCGGGCTGGGGCTGCTCGTGGCCACGCTGGTGGACAGCGAGGCGCAGGTTTCCGCCTACGCCACCAGCACGGTGATCCTGCTGGCCGGCATCAGCGGGTGTTTCATGCCGCGGGACTGGCTGCCGGAAAGCGTGCAGACGCTGAGCCTCGCGACGCCCCACGCCTGGGCCCTCATCGGCTACGACCAGGTGCTCGCCACGCCCCGACCGGACGCCGGCCGGGTGTTTGAATGCGCCGGGGCCCTGTGCGCCTTCGCCGCGGTGTTCCTGGCGCTGGGCGCGTGGCGGTTCGGTCGGCGTACGGTTTAG